Proteins from one Nicotiana tabacum cultivar K326 chromosome 23, ASM71507v2, whole genome shotgun sequence genomic window:
- the LOC107810682 gene encoding uncharacterized protein LOC107810682 isoform X1 yields the protein MQEFSYLAFVESSVVQYTTAYGTNNIFKNLTKTLLFANPNIRSVQSYCASSAMASRCRTLSRPAINLFKSTMNKQSSSSIPTSSFNLPRPFPTLSRPLPQMGCLQSLLPLHSAVSSARLTSCLGIDSKGSRSLSQVSRLYPLVAESLHITHFHSWWCSIVEPHRRKGELGLSVPR from the exons ATGCAAGAATTCtcttatttggcatttgttgaaagTAGTGTAGTACAATATACTACAGCATATGGTACAAACAACATTTTCAAAAACCTCACTAAAACTCTGTTGTTTGCGAACCCTAACATCAGATCAGTGCAAAGCTATTGTGCTTCATCTGCAATGGCCTCTCGCTGTCGTACACTCTCAAGACCAGCAATTAACCTTTTCAAATCCACAATGAACAAACAATCAAGCAGTAGCATACCCACTTCCTCTTTTAACCTCCCTCGCCCATTTCCAACACTCTCGAG GCCATTACCTCAAATGGGTTGTCTTCAATCTCTGTTGCCGCTCCACAGTGCAGTCTCTTCAGCTCGACTCACATCTTGCCTTGGCATTGATTCCAAGGGCTCCAGATCGTTGTCTCAGG TATCAAGATTATACCCTTTGGTGGCTGAATCTTTGCATATAACTCATTTTCATTCCTGGTGGTGTTCGATTGTGGAGCCACATAGACGGAAGGGTG
- the LOC107810682 gene encoding protein NONRESPONDING TO OXYLIPINS 2, mitochondrial isoform X2, with amino-acid sequence MQEFSYLAFVESSVVQYTTAYGTNNIFKNLTKTLLFANPNIRSVQSYCASSAMASRCRTLSRPAINLFKSTMNKQSSSSIPTSSFNLPRPFPTLSRPLPQMGCLQSLLPLHSAVSSARLTSCLGIDSKGSRSLSQELGLSVPR; translated from the exons ATGCAAGAATTCtcttatttggcatttgttgaaagTAGTGTAGTACAATATACTACAGCATATGGTACAAACAACATTTTCAAAAACCTCACTAAAACTCTGTTGTTTGCGAACCCTAACATCAGATCAGTGCAAAGCTATTGTGCTTCATCTGCAATGGCCTCTCGCTGTCGTACACTCTCAAGACCAGCAATTAACCTTTTCAAATCCACAATGAACAAACAATCAAGCAGTAGCATACCCACTTCCTCTTTTAACCTCCCTCGCCCATTTCCAACACTCTCGAG GCCATTACCTCAAATGGGTTGTCTTCAATCTCTGTTGCCGCTCCACAGTGCAGTCTCTTCAGCTCGACTCACATCTTGCCTTGGCATTGATTCCAAGGGCTCCAGATCGTTGTCTCAGG